Proteins from one Sylvia atricapilla isolate bSylAtr1 chromosome 1, bSylAtr1.pri, whole genome shotgun sequence genomic window:
- the LOC136360807 gene encoding feather beta keratin-like, which produces MTLQKHGKENTPHLMTHKAGPGTLHTTAMACNNLCSPCGPTPLANSCNEPCALQCQDSRVIINPSPVLVTLPGPIMTSFPQSTVVGSTSSAAVGTELSAQGQPISGGFGFGLGYGLGYGCGLGGLGCYGRRGIC; this is translated from the exons ATGACACTGCAGAagcatgggaaagaaaacactcCTCACCTCATGACTCACAAGGCTGGGCCAG ggACCCTCCACACCACAGCCATGGCCTGCAACaacctctgctctccctgcggacccaccccgctggccaacagctgcaacgagccctgtgccctgcaatgcCAGGATTCCCGTGTCATCATCaacccttcccctgtgctggtcaccctgccaggacccatcatgacctccttcccccagagcaccGTCGTCGGATCCACCTCCTCGGCTGCCGTGGGCACTGaactcagtgcccagggacagcccatcTCTGGGGGATTTGGCTTTGGCCTTGGCTATGGGCTGGGCTATGGCTGTGGCCTGGGGGGCCTGGGCTGCTACGGCAGAAGGGGCATCTGCTGA
- the LOC136374027 gene encoding feather beta keratin-like — protein sequence MPQDHGTRLSRPFRISIKAGPEPLPHTLLLRPSPPAPADNQGTAMACNNLCTPCGPTPLANSCNEPCALQCQDSRVIIDPAPVLVTLPGPIMTSFPQSTVVGSTSSAAVGTELSAQGQPVSGGFGGFGYGLGYGRGFGYGLGGLGCYGRRGIC from the exons ATGCCTCAAGACCATGGGACAAGGCTGTCACGCCCCTTCAGGATCAGCATAAAAGCCGGCCCAGAGCCTCTCCCTCACACACTTCTCCTCagaccttctcctcctgctcctgctgacaACCAGG GCACAGCCATGGCCTGCAACAACCTCTGCACTCCCTGCGGACCCACcccgctggccaacagctgcaacgagccctgtgccctgcaatgcCAGGATTCCCGTGTCATCATCgaccctgcccctgtgctggtcaccctgccaggacccatcatgacctccttcccccagagcaccGTCGTCGGATCCACCTCCTCGGCTGCCGTGGGCACTGaactcagtgcccagggacagcccgtCTCTGGGGGATTTGGTGGCTTTGGCTACGGCCTTGGCTATGGCCGTGGATTTGGCTACGGCCTGGGAGGCCTGGGCTGCTACGGCAGAAGGGGCATCTGCTGA